A section of the Pedobacter sp. HDW13 genome encodes:
- the recO gene encoding DNA repair protein RecO, with the protein MLHKVRGIVLKTTNYSESSVIVQVLTDKFGMQSYLINGVKKPKAKIKMNMLQSLHLLDMVVYHKANTNMQRVSEVRQTPVFKSIPYDMVKTSIVIFLNEVLYKSIRQQSADEDLFDYIFNSVAWFDEVEEISPNFHLSFLLKLTRFLGFAPNEKRRTDQIYFDLQEGEFFSRVPIHANYLQLDDALQFITLFNTPLEKNSEIKLANSQRRFLLDKILVFYTLHTASFGAVQSHKILETLLS; encoded by the coding sequence ATGTTGCATAAAGTTAGAGGGATTGTTTTAAAGACTACCAATTACAGCGAAAGTAGTGTGATTGTGCAGGTACTTACCGATAAATTTGGCATGCAGTCTTACCTGATAAATGGCGTTAAAAAGCCAAAGGCGAAGATTAAGATGAACATGCTCCAGTCGCTCCATTTGCTCGATATGGTGGTGTATCACAAAGCCAATACCAATATGCAACGGGTATCGGAAGTGCGACAAACGCCGGTTTTTAAGAGCATTCCTTACGATATGGTGAAAACTAGTATCGTTATTTTCCTTAACGAAGTATTGTATAAGAGCATCAGGCAACAATCGGCAGATGAAGATCTGTTTGATTATATTTTCAATTCGGTGGCCTGGTTTGATGAGGTAGAAGAAATCAGTCCGAATTTTCACCTGTCGTTTTTGCTAAAGCTGACCCGTTTTTTAGGTTTTGCACCAAACGAAAAAAGAAGAACTGACCAGATTTACTTCGATTTGCAGGAGGGAGAGTTCTTTTCGCGGGTGCCCATTCATGCCAATTACCTGCAACTAGACGATGCTTTACAGTTTATTACGCTTTTTAATACCCCGCTCGAAAAAAATTCTGAAATAAAATTAGCCAATAGCCAACGCAGGTTTTTGTTAGATAAGATATTGGTTTTCTATACCTTACATACGGCGTCGTTTGGCGCTGTTCAGTCGCATAAAATCCTCGAAACTTTGCTTAGCTGA
- a CDS encoding RND family transporter, with translation MWVKLSRFILQNRIAIIVFFVLGTIFMAYQAKNVKLSYTGSKILPVTDSAFIKYNAFKKTFGEDGSVMVVGIQSPDIFKKDVYNRWVELSNSIQKLKGIKQVLSSGRIFQLEKDTVNQKFVLKPIPGGLVKTDMEMDSIKNTIYNNPFFEGLVYNRQNATLMAITFDTKILNTAARNPILKEIEAKAKAFQSKTKIQVHISGLPYIRTAVSKLVSNEFVLFLGLSILVSALILLFFFKKFYAVFFPILVVVMGVIWSIGTLVLFGHELTILTGLIPPLIVIIGIPNSILLLNKYQNELRKHGDKQLALSTTIERIAITTLIANITAAIGFGVLYFTGSELLMQFGSVASINVMVTWLMCLCLIPIIFSYLPAPKLKAQNHVEEGFLHKLLVKTDLLVQQKSSLIYIGTIVISIIAFIGVMKINVNGYVVDDLPKNSEILTDLKFFEKNFEGILPLEVSIDTKKKNGVFNLTNLKRIEKLEKMISAYPEFSRSISVNMGLKYATQAFYNNDSTFFRLPDNLEKNFILAYIANGGKGNSSLLTNFISKGNQSTRISFQMADVGSKRLDAIMAELKPRIDSILPPAKFDVELTGSSIIFSKGTDYMLRHLVESIALAIVLISLLRLAQFKSLGIMFISLLPNIVPLIITAGIMGYFGISLKPSTILIFTIAFGLASDQTIYFLTRYQQELNLTNFSVPKVITDTITETGVSMTHIALILFFGFGIFTASTFGGTVVLGLLLSITLLVALIFNLTLLPALVLWLDKKKIRKLVSDEESAKNASEFDH, from the coding sequence ATGTGGGTTAAGCTATCGAGATTTATTCTTCAGAACCGTATCGCAATCATCGTATTTTTTGTTCTCGGAACCATTTTCATGGCCTATCAGGCCAAAAACGTAAAACTCTCTTACACAGGAAGTAAAATATTACCCGTAACCGACAGTGCATTTATTAAATACAATGCCTTCAAAAAAACCTTTGGCGAGGATGGGAGTGTGATGGTTGTGGGGATACAATCGCCCGACATTTTTAAAAAAGATGTTTACAACCGATGGGTAGAACTTTCCAACAGCATCCAGAAATTAAAAGGGATTAAGCAGGTATTATCCTCAGGTAGGATTTTTCAGCTGGAGAAAGATACCGTAAATCAAAAGTTTGTTTTAAAACCAATACCGGGTGGTTTGGTTAAAACCGATATGGAGATGGATTCGATCAAAAATACCATCTACAACAATCCTTTTTTCGAAGGTTTGGTTTATAACCGCCAGAATGCCACTTTAATGGCCATTACTTTCGATACCAAAATATTAAATACCGCCGCGAGAAACCCGATTTTAAAAGAAATTGAGGCTAAAGCAAAAGCTTTCCAAAGCAAAACCAAAATACAGGTACATATTTCGGGATTACCTTACATCCGTACTGCGGTGAGTAAACTGGTAAGCAACGAATTTGTGCTGTTTTTAGGATTATCGATTTTAGTTTCCGCCCTAATTTTACTATTTTTCTTCAAGAAATTTTATGCCGTTTTCTTCCCGATTTTAGTAGTGGTAATGGGGGTAATCTGGAGCATTGGCACGTTGGTGCTATTCGGTCACGAACTAACTATTTTAACCGGACTTATACCGCCACTTATTGTAATTATTGGTATTCCGAACAGTATTTTATTGTTAAACAAGTACCAGAACGAGCTTAGAAAACACGGTGATAAACAATTGGCATTAAGCACTACCATCGAGCGGATTGCAATTACCACCTTAATTGCCAACATTACCGCAGCTATTGGTTTCGGAGTATTGTACTTTACCGGCAGTGAGTTATTGATGCAATTTGGTAGTGTGGCCTCTATTAACGTAATGGTTACCTGGTTAATGTGCCTGTGCTTAATCCCGATTATTTTCAGTTACCTGCCTGCGCCAAAACTGAAAGCACAAAACCATGTTGAAGAAGGATTTTTGCATAAATTACTGGTTAAAACAGATCTGCTGGTACAGCAAAAAAGCAGCTTAATTTATATCGGAACCATTGTCATTTCGATTATTGCATTTATAGGTGTAATGAAAATCAATGTTAATGGTTACGTAGTTGACGATTTACCCAAAAACTCAGAGATTTTAACCGATTTAAAATTCTTTGAGAAAAACTTTGAAGGGATTTTACCTTTAGAAGTTAGCATAGATACCAAGAAAAAGAATGGTGTTTTCAACTTAACCAACCTGAAAAGAATAGAAAAGCTGGAAAAAATGATTTCTGCTTATCCGGAGTTTTCGCGTTCTATTTCGGTAAACATGGGCTTGAAATACGCTACACAAGCCTTTTATAATAACGATTCTACATTTTTCCGTTTGCCTGATAACCTGGAGAAGAACTTCATTCTGGCTTATATTGCTAACGGAGGCAAGGGCAATTCCAGCTTGTTAACCAATTTCATCAGCAAAGGCAACCAAAGCACCAGGATTAGCTTTCAGATGGCCGACGTAGGTTCTAAACGCCTGGATGCGATTATGGCCGAGCTGAAACCGCGCATTGATAGCATTTTACCTCCGGCAAAATTCGATGTAGAACTTACAGGTTCAAGCATTATCTTTTCTAAAGGTACCGATTATATGTTGAGGCATTTGGTAGAAAGTATCGCCCTTGCCATAGTGTTAATCTCACTGTTGAGGCTGGCCCAGTTTAAGAGTTTGGGGATCATGTTTATTTCATTGTTGCCTAATATTGTGCCTTTAATTATTACGGCAGGTATTATGGGTTATTTTGGTATTTCGTTAAAACCTTCTACCATTTTAATTTTCACCATTGCCTTTGGCTTAGCTTCCGATCAAACCATTTATTTTCTTACCCGTTACCAGCAAGAATTAAACCTGACCAATTTCAGCGTACCTAAAGTAATTACCGATACGATTACCGAAACAGGTGTAAGTATGACTCATATTGCTTTAATCTTATTCTTTGGCTTCGGGATCTTCACTGCTTCTACCTTCGGTGGAACGGTAGTATTAGGCCTACTCTTATCGATCACTTTATTGGTAGCCTTAATTTTTAACCTCACTTTACTACCTGCTCTGGTATTATGGTTAGATAAAAAGAAAATTAGAAAACTGGTTTCTGACGAAGAAAGCGCGAAGAACGCGAGTGAGTTTGATCATTAA